The following coding sequences are from one Primulina eburnea isolate SZY01 chromosome 15, ASM2296580v1, whole genome shotgun sequence window:
- the LOC140814763 gene encoding chloride channel protein CLC-f-like, with product MSDNCLKVSPSQSLREALNCMCDGQQKCVLVVDADDYLEGILTYGDIKRWLFNRSGDPSSWSTMDVDTCNVSSMFTRGISYHGQERGLLTCYPGTDLAMAKQLMETKGIKHLPVLKWPKDALKEKRRRVVAVLYYDSIWICLRDVIIHRKSLNQQQEDDSGI from the exons ATGTCAGACAACTGTTTGAAGGTTTCTCCTTCCCAGAGTCTCAGAGAGGCACTAAACTGTATGTGTGATGGTCAACAGAAGTGTGTCCTTGTTGTTGATGCTGATGATTATTTGGAAGGGATTTTAACTTATGGTGACATTAAACGATGGCTGTTCAATCGTTCTGGTGACCCTTCCTCCTGGAGCACAATGGAT GTAGATACATGCAATGTCTCTTCCATGTTTACACGTGGGATAAGTTATCACGGACAAGAACGTGGACTTCTGACGTGCTACCCAGGTACTGATCTTGCAATGGCTAAGCAGCTAATGGAGACAAAAGGAATAAAACATTTACCGGTGTTGAAATGGCCTAAAGatgctttaaaagaaaaaaGGCGCAGGGTTGTGGCTGTTCTTTATTACGATTCGATCTGGATTTGTCTAAG AGATGTGATAATTCACAGGAAGTCACTCAACCAGCAACAAGAAGATGATTCCGGGATATGA
- the LOC140814509 gene encoding COP9 signalosome complex subunit 6a-like: MASSSSSGLTFKLHPLVIVNISDHFTRIKSQSAPAPNGVDNSSPQPNPPPRVFGCVIGVQRGRTVEIFNSFELLYDDSTYSLDRAFLEKKQELYKKVFPHFYVLGWYSTGSDAQESDMIIHKALMDINESPVYVLINPSINPAQKDLPVTIFESELHVIDNIPQLIFVRSSYTIETVEAERISVDHVAHLKPSDGGSAATQLAAHLTGIHSAIKMLHSRIRVLHHYLLAMQKGEIPSENSLLRQVSSLLRRLPAIESEKFQDDFLMEYNDTLLITYLAMFTNCSSTMNELVDKFNTAYDRHSRRGGRAAFI, encoded by the exons ATGGCGTCGTCTTCCAGCAGCGGCCTCACATTCAAGCTCCATCCGCTCGTCATTGTCAACATCTCCGatcactttactcggatcaagtCACAGTCTGCTCCCGCGCCCAACGGAGTCGACAACTCGTCGCCGCAACCTAACCCCCCGCCGCGAGTTTTTGGTTGTGTAATCGGTGTCCAGCGCGGCCGGACGGTGGAGATCTTCAACAGCTTCGAGCTTCTCTATGACGACTCCACCTACTCCCTCGACCGCGCTTTTCTCGAGAAAAAGCAAGAGCTTT ATAAGAAGGTATTTCCGCATTTTTATGTTCTAGGATGGTACTCGACTGGGAGCGATGCTCAAGAATCCGATATGATTATTCATAAAGCT TTGATGGATATCAACGAGAGCCCTGTTTATGTTCTTATCAATCCTTCAATTAATCCTGCGCAGAAGGATCTGCCTGTTACAATCTTTGAAAGTG AGTTGCATGTCATTGATAACATCCCCCAGCTTATATTTGTTCGGTCAAGTTACACCATAGAG ACAGTAGAAGCAGAGAGAATATCGGTTGATCATGTAGCCCATCTAAAACCGTCAGATGGAGGTTCAGCTGCAACTCAAT TGGCTGCTCACCTTACTGGCATACACAGTGCAATCAAGATGCTGCATAGTAGAATCAGAGTCCTCCATCACTATCTTCTCGCCATGCAAAAAG GGGAAATCCCATCGGAGAATTCTTTGCTGAGGCAAGTATCCAGTCTACTGAGACGATTACCGGCCATTGAATCTGAAAAATTTCAAGACGATTTCTTGATG GAATATAACGATACTTTATTGATAACGTACCTTGCCATGTTCACCAATTGTTCCAG CACGATGAACGAGCTGGTTGACAAATTCAACACTGCTTATGATAGACACAGCCGGAGGGGTGGTCGAGCTGCTTTTATCTaa